GAGCGACTCGGGGGCCTCGGCGCCGACGCCGCGCCGCCGGATCTCGGTGCACTGGAACGCCGGTTCCGGGCCCTCGATCGCGGTGACGACGTCCATCATCGTGATCTCCGCCAGCGGGCGCGCGAGCCGGAACCCGCCGCGCGCGCCCGGCGTCGAGGTGACGATGCCGGCCCGGACGAGGGCCTGGAGCTGCTTGTTCAGGTACGGGCGGGGCAGCTCGTACCCGGCGGCGATCCGCGCGGTCGGCACCGGGCCGTCCGCGCCGAGCCAGTCGAGCAGGAGGCAGCAGTGCGCCGCCCACTCGACTCCCTCGCTCATCCGCATAACCCGGACATTACATGTCCAGGTTCTGGTGCGCCAGCCCGGTGCGCCAGCCCGGTGCGCCAGCCCGGTCACGCCAGCCCGGTCACGCCCGCGCTTCGAGCCACGCGACGAGCCGTCCCGGGTCGTCGCCCTCCAGCGTGATCGCGAAGTCCGAGGCCAGGACGTCCGGGAGTGCGGCGGGCGTGTGCGCGCGGGTCTCGACGGAGCCGTCCGGACGCGTCACGGTGACGGTCGTCCCGTCCAGCACGTGGTGCGAGTCGGGCAGGAACCGCTGGACGAACGGACGTGTCGTGAACGGCGAGTGCGGGTGCGCGTACACGTAGAAGTTCAACGCCTCGAAGTCGACCCGGTACGCCTCGTTCTCGTCGAACATGTGCCGCCGCATCCAGCCGTCCGGGGTGCGGTGGTGCAGCTCCCACGCGTGGGTGTCGCCGCGCCGCAGCCGGTAGCCCCAGCCGTCCTGGTCGTCCTCCGCGCCGTCGACGAAGCGGACCGGCTCCAGCGGGCCCGCGCCGAACCCCGTGTCGGCGAGCCAGCCCGGTTCGTCCGGTGCCTGGCCGGGGAGGCGGACGCGCAGGATGCCGTGCGTGGTCGGCCGGAGCTTGTCCGCGCCCATCATCACGCGTGCGACCAGCCCGCGGACCTCGAAGCCGAGCCGTTCCAGCACCGCCGCGAACAGGCCGCTGTGCTCGAAGCAGTAGCCGCCGCGCGGCCGGTCGACCAGCTTGGCCTGCACGGACTCCAGGTCGACCGCGATCGGCCGGCCCAGCATGATCTCCAGGTTCTCGAACGGGACGGACGTGATGTGCGCGCGGTGCAGGGCGCGCAGCGTCGCCTCCGTCGGCGGGAGGTCGGCGCCGAGACCGACCCGCTTCAGGTAGGCGGGCAGGTCGAGCGCGTCGCCGCGCCAGCCGAGGCCGAGGTCTTCGGTCATGGAAGCGTCCTCTCGGGGATATATCCGTCAAATGGGGAAACGCCGAGAGCGTCCATGATCCTTCCGGAGATGCGGTCGACTTCCCGCCGCTCGCCCGGCGGCAGCGGCGCCCCGGACGACGCCCGCAGCCCGGCGGCCTCGCGCAGCAGCCGGACGGCCTCGTCGTGCAGGCCCGCGAGGGACCGCGCCCCGGCCAGGCCCTCCAGGGCGAGCGCGATCGCGCGCGGATCGCCGGTCGCGCGGGCCGCCGCCAAGCCCTCGGTGTGCAGGGCGAGCGCCGCGTCCGCGTCGCCGCGCTCCTCGGCGAGGAACCCGAGTTGCGCGTGCACGAACGCGATCCCGGCCGTCCCGCCGATGGCGCGCAGCCAGCCGAGCGGGGCGCGCAGGTGCGCCTCGGCGGCGGCCGGTTCGCCGCGCGCCCGCGCGACCAGGCCGAGCCCGACCTCGGCGAACTCCTCGGCGGACTTCGCCGCGTGCCGCGTCGCCGTGCACAGCGCGCGGTCGTGCAGGTCGTGCGCCTCGCCGAGGTCGCCGGTGAGCAGCGCGATCCGGCCCAGCCCGGCCAGCCGGAAGGACGCCTCGGGCCACATCCCGAGGTCCTCGGCCAGCCGCAGCCCGGCCCGCAGCAGCCCGGTCGCCGCCGCGTAGTCGCCGGTGATCTCGGCGTGCTGGGCCAGGACGTCCGTCGACTCGAGGCGTCCCCACGGGTCACCGAGCGCGTCGAAGATTTCGAGGCTCTCGGCCGCGTCGGCCCGCATGGCCGCCACGTCGCCGCGTCCGATGGCGAGCATGGCGCGGGTGGCCAGCGCGGAGGCCGTGTACCAGCGGTCGGCGCGCGCGCGGAAGACGGCCAAAGCCTCGTTCACGCGTTGATGGCCCGCCTGCAAGTCGCCGTAGGCCCAGTGCACGCGGCTCAGGAGCCACTGTGCCTTCGCCCTGGCGAACTCATCGGCGCCCTTGCACCGCTCCAGGGCGGCGCGGCGCAGCTCGTCGGAGTCGGAGCTCTCCCCGGACGCCATCGTCATCGCGGCGAGCCACGTCTCCGCCTCCAGCCGCCCGGGACCGTCCGGCGCGACGCTCAGGACGTCCGCGAAGGCGCCTCGCGCCTCGCCGAAACGGCCCCGCAGGAACCAGTACCAGGCCAGCGCGTTCACGAGGCGGAGCGCGAGGTCCGGCGGCGCGTGCCCGAGGGCCGCGCGCAACCCGGCCGCCTCGGCGTCGAGCCGTCCGAGCCACCGCCGCTGGTCCGGGCCGCGCAGCCCGCCCGCCGCCCGCTCCGCCAGTTCCACCAGGTAGCGGGCGTGCCGCAGCCGCAGCCCGGCCTCCTCGCCCGCCTCCCGCAGCCGCTCCAGCCCGTACGCGGCGATCGACTCCAGCAGCCGGTACCGGCCGTCCGCGCCCCGCACGACGAGGGAACGGTCCACCAGCCGGGCGAGCACGTCGAGGTCCGCGCCCGACACCTCCGCCGCCGCGTCCGCCGTGCAGCCGCCCGCGTGCACCGCCAGCCGCCGCAGCGCCGCCCGCTCGTCCTGCGCGAGCAGCCCCCAGCTCCAGTCGATCGTCGCGCGCAGCGTCCGCTGCCGCTCCGGGCCGCGCCGGGCGCCGCCCAGCACCCCGAACCGGTCGTCCAGCGCCGCCGCCAGCTCCCGGACCCCCAGCGCCCGGACGCGCGTCGCCGCGAGTTCGAGCGCCAGCGGCACGCCGTCGAGCCGCCGGCAGATCGACGCGACCCACGGTGCCGTCGCCGCGTCCAGCGCGAACCCCGGCGCCGCCGCCGACGCCCGCGCGACGAACAGCCGGACCGCCCCGGACCGCCGCAGCTCGTCCGGGCTCGTGCGGGCGCCCGGCAGGTCCAGCGGCGGCACGACCTGCAGCCGCTCGCCCGGGACGCCGAGCGGCTCGCGCGAGGTGGCGAGGATCCGCAGCCCCGGCGCCCCCGCCAGCAGCCGCCCGGCCAGCTCGGCGGCCGATTCGGCGACGTGCTCGCAGTTGTCGAGGACGAGCAGCGCGCGGCGCCCGCGCAGCGCGTCGGCGAGCCGGTCCACGATCCCCGCGCCCGGATCGGCCGGTTCGTCCCGCAGGCCCAGCGTCCGCGCGACCGGCTCGGCGACGTCCGCCGCCGTGCGGGCCCGCTCGGGTGCCAGCTCGACGAACCACACGCCGTCCGGATGGTCGGCCGCCGCCCGTCCGGCCGTCTCCAGCGCCAGCCGCGTCTTCCCGACGCCGCCCGCGCCGGTCAGCGTGACGAGCCGGTGCTCGCGCAGCGCCGCGCGGGCCCGCGCCACCGCCGCGTCCCGTCCGATCAGCTCGTCCAGCGGCACCGGCAGCCGGACGGCCGGACGCGGGCGCACCGGCTCGGCGGGGCGATCCTCCAAGATCTCCTGGTACAGCTCCGACAGTTCGGGGCTCGGGTCGACGCCCAGCTCCTCGGCGAGCCGCTCGCGCAGGTCGTGGTAGCCGGTGAGGGCCTCGCCGCGCCGCCCGGCCCGGTGCAGGGCGCGCAGGTGCGCCGCCCGCAGCCGCTCCCGCAGCGGCGCGCGCGCCACCGCCCCGGCCAGCTCCGCCGCGAGCGCCGCGTGCTCGCCCAGTTCGAGCCGGGTCTCCGCGTGCTCCTCCAGCGCCACGAGCCGGCGCTCCTCCAGCTCGACGATCGCCTCCCGGACGAACGCGGCGTCGGCGAAGTCGGCGAACGCGGGTCCCCGCCACAGCGCGAGCGCGTCCCCGAGCAGCCGCGCCCGCGCGAGGGGGTCGGCGGTGTCGCGCGCCCGGACGAGCAGCGCCGCGAACCGTCCCGCGTCGACCGCGTCCGGCTCGGCGTCCAGGGCGTAACCGGACGGACGGGTCACGATGAGCGCCCGCGCGCCCGGTTCGGCGTCGTCCAGCACCTTCCGGAGCTGCGACACCCGCGCCTGCAGCGTCCCGGCCGGGTTGCGCGGCGGCCGGTCGCCCCACAGCGCGTCGACCAGCCGATCGGCCGAGACCGTCCGGCCGGGCTCGACCAGCAGGGCGGCGAGGACCGCGCGGACCTTCGTCTCCGGGACCCGCAGGGCCGTCCCGTCGCCCGCCCACACGGCGAGCGGCCCCAACACCCCGAAGCGCATTTTGTCACCGTATCTCCCGCTACGGACGGACCCGTAGGTCTTCCGAAGCGCTCCCGGCGACCGTGAAGCCCTGACATCGAGGAGGAAACATGAAAGCTCCGGTGACGGTCGTCGGCCTCGGCCCCATGGGCAGAACGATGGCGGAGACGTTCCTGAAGAACGGCCACCCGACCACCGTGTGGAACCGCACCGCGTCCAAGGCCACGCCCCTGGTCGAGCAGGGAGCGACCCTTGCCGCGACCCCGGCCGAGGCGCTCGCCGCGTCCGAACTCGTGGTCATCAGCCAGACCGACTACAAGGCGATGTACGACTCGCTGGACGGCGCCGAGATGAAGGGCCGCGTCCTGGTGAACCTCAGCTCCGGCAGCCCGGACGAACTGCGCCGTGCGGCCGAATGGGTCGAAGGCAAAGACGCCGCACTGCTCACAGGAGGCGTCATGGTGCCGCCCCCGGGCATCGGCCAGCCCGACGCGTACATCATGTACAGCGGCCCGGAAGAACTCCTGGACCGGCACAGGGACACTCTGCGCGTGCTCGGCGACACCACCTACGTCGGTGCCGACGTAGGGCTGTCCAACCTGTACTACCAGGCGCAGCTCTACCTGTTCTGGTCCACGCTCACGGCGTACATACACTCGATCGCGATGCTGCAGTCGGCGGGCGTGTCCGCCGAGCAGTTCCGGCCGTTCGCGACCGAGACCGTGACCGCGCTCGGCGCCGACGGGCCGATGGGCTTCCTGCGGATTATCGCGGAGGAGGTCGACGCGGGGCACAGCCCCGGCGGGGAGAACAGCATGCTCATGATGGCCATCAGCGCCGACCACGCGGTCGAGGCCGCGGCGCAGGCCGGCATCGACACCGTGGGCCCCCGCGCGCTCCGCGACCTGTTCTGGCGCACCGTCGACGCCGGGCACGGCTCCGACGGCCTGAGCAGCGTCATCGAGGTGATCCGCAAGGGCGCCTGACGCCCCGCCCCGACTGCCGCACGAGGATGTGCAGCAGCCGGACGAGCTCGACCGCGGCCACCGGGTCGTCCGCCCGCCGCGCGACCACGGGAAGCGGCCCCAGGCGGCCGAGGACGATCCCGTCCCGGCCGAGCACGAACACCAGCGCGAGCAGCGCGGCCCGCGCGTTGCCGTCGGCGAACGGGTGGAAGAAGCACACGTCGAGGTACGCGCGGGCCGCACGCGACGTGACCGGCACGTCCCCGGGCCGCGCGTCGGCCATGCACGCGTCGAACCCGGCCCGGGGCCGCACCCCGTACCGTTCGCGACCGCCCTTCGCGAACGCGTCCGTCCGGCGGTACGGCACGTCCGGTGCGCCCAGGACGTGCCGTTGCCACCGGGCGAGCAGCGCGAAGTCGAGGTCGCGGCCTTCGCGCACGTCCCGCCGGACCAGACGCAGGGCGGCGAGCATGCCGTCGGCGCGCGCGCGGGACCTTGCCTGCACGACCGTCCGGACATGGTGCTCGGCGCCGTCCCGCGACCCCGCCACCGGGGCCTCCACGGCGCCGAGCGCCGCCCACGGCACCTCGCCGCGCACCCGCAGCCACGCGGCGAGCGCGTCGTCAGTCATCGCGGTCGGCGAGGCCCGCCGCGAGCCGCTCGCCCACGTCGGCGACGACGGCGGGTTCCGGGGCCGTCCAGCTGCCGAACCGGCCGCCGATCGCCCGCTCGACCAGCGCCGCCGCCTCCACGGCCGGGACGCCCGCGGCGGCGAGGAACCATCCGAGCACGGCCTCGCACGTTCCGTACCAGGCGTCGCCCGCGCCCGTGCAGTCGATCGTCCGGGTGATGAGGTGGACGGCCGCGCGTTCCCACATCCATTCGCGATCCTCGGGCGGCGCCGCCCGCACCGGGAAGCGGGCGAACCGCTCGGCGACGTCCTCGATGAACGCGCGCCACTCCACGAGCGACCGCGCCACGCGGTCGAGCGTCTCGTCCGGCGTGGTGACGGAGTGCGGAGGACAGCACCAGGACGCGACCGGCCCGCCGCCGAACTCCGACTCGTCGTGCCCCCACCGCCACCCGATCGTCCACCGGCCGTAGCGGTCGACGAGGGCCGCGCTCATGGCGTTGGCCCAGTCGAAGCCGGCCCGCCGGCCGTCTCGACCTTGGAGGACCTCGCCGGACGGCACCCGCCCCGCGGGCGCCAGGCCGCGCACGACGTCCAGCGCCCCGCCGGGGTCGAACGGATGCCGCCCGGGATCGACCTCGTCCCACGCCAGCTTCCACGGGTGGAACAGGCGTTCGTTGCCCCTCACGCCCCCGATTGTCCAGCCCGCACACCCCACGCGACACCCGGTTTCCGGGGCCCGTGAGCCGTCCGGTGGGGCCGGCCGTACTCGCCCGTCACCCAGACGGCCTAGACCAGACGCCCCGCACGACAGTCGGTTTCCGGGGGCCGGTCAGAGGGTCGGCGAACAGGAGCAGGGTGCCGGGGTCGGTCGGTCGTTCGGTGGGAGGAGCATGGTCAGGACGGCGGCCAGCGCGCGTTCGACGAGTTCGGGGGAGATCGTCTCGGGGTCGGCGACGCGCTCGTTCGTCAGGCCGTTGGTCAGGCAGTGCAGGATCAGCGCGGCCAGCTCGGGGTCGATGGACGGGCGTGCGCCGGTGCGCTCGGCGACCTCGCCGATCGAGCGGGACGCGGCGTCGCGCTGGGCGCGGCGCAGGGGGGCGAGGACCTCGCGGGTGCTCTCGTCGCGCCCGGCGCGGGCGGCGAACTCGAGGCCGAGCTGCGCGCGTCCGGTGTCGTCGACGATGCGGCGCGCGACCATCCGGGCGACCCGGTCGAGGACGGCGGCGCGGTCGGCGCCGTCGTCGATCCCGGCCATGACGTCCTGGAGTTCGGCGTCGGCGCCGGCGTCGAGGATCGCGGCGAACAACCCCTGCTTGCCGCCGAAGTTCGAGTAGACGGCGCCCTTGGTGAATCCGGCGGCGTGCGCGATGTCGTCGATGCGGGCGTCGTCGTAGCCGTGTTCGGCGAACGCCCGCGCCGCCTCGTCGAGGAGCCGCCGCCGCACCTGTGCGCGGGGCGTGCGGCGGACCGGTCCGCTGTGCTCTGCCATGGGGTTAGCATACTCGAAGTACTTGATACTTTCGGTACTGAGATGGAGGTGCGACATGACCGTGTTCGATCTCCCGGCTCGCCGGACGCTCGCGGCGGCGGGCGGCGTCCTCGCGCTGGCCGCGGCGCTCGGCGGCTGCGGCGCGTCGGCGGCGGACGCCGAACCCGAACGGCGGAGCTTCGGCCCCGTCCCCGTGCGGCTCACGATCGACGTGACGGGCGGAGCCCTCGACGTCCGTCCGGCGCCCGTCGACCAGGTGCGGGTCACGCGCCGGTTCGACCGGTGGCTCGTCGTCGGCGGCGACGCCGGGTCGACGTGGCGGCTGCGCGACGGGACCCTCACGCTCGCGACCGACTGCAACACGATCATCGGCGGCTGCGACGTCCGCTACGAGGTCCTGGTGCCCGAACGGGTCGCGGTCGCCGTCCAGGGCGAGAACGGGGCCGTCACCGCGACCGGGTTCCGCAGCGACCTGAAGGTCCGCACCGACAACGGCGCGATCACGGTCACCGGCGCGGCGGGCGGCCTCGACCTCGAGACGCAGAACGGGGAGGTGCGCGCGTCCGGGAGCGCATCGCGGCAGGTCAAGGCGGTGTCACAGAACGGGGAGGTCGCGCTGTCCTTCGCCGCGGTCCCCGACCGGGTGCGGGTCGAGACCGACAACGGGGCGGTGAAGGTCGAGGTCCCCGAGGACCGCTACCGGGTCACCACCCGGACCGACAACGGCGACGTCCGCGCCGACGTGCCCGACGACCCCGGCGGGACGCACGCGATCGACGTCCGGACCGGGAACGGGTCGATCACGCTGCGGACGGCCGCGCCCTGACGGCCCGGCTGATCGAGCGCTCACGAGCCTCTCATCCAAATCTCATGAACGCCTCACCGGCTCCCCAGACACGATCGGGAGCCTTCCCCCATGAATCGGCCCTTCAAACGCCGGTCGCTCCTGCTCAACGGCGCGCTCGGTGCGCTGCTGCTCGCCGGGGCCGGCACCGCATACCTCACCCTCGGTGAGGGGGACGGCGGCGCGGCCGCGTCCACCCGCGTCTCGCAGGTCGCGCGCGGGACGGTCACCGCTTCGGTGTCGGCGTCCGGCTCGGTGGACAGCGCGCGGAGCCGCGCGCTGTCGTTCGGCGCCTCCGGCACCGTCACGGCGATCAACGTCAAGGTGGGAGAGAAGGTCGGCGAGGGCGACGTCCTGGCGCAACTCGACCAGACCGAGGCGCTCGAGAACGTCAACGTCGCCAAGGCGAACCTCGCCGCCGCCGAAGAGGGCGACACCGAGTCGGAGAAGGGTTACGCGAGCTACCTGCAGGCGAAGAACTCCTACAACTCCGCCCTGCGCGCCTACCAGGGGACCGTCCTGAAGGCCCCGTTCGCGGGGACGGTCACCGCCGTGAACGGGACGGTCGGCGGTTCGTCGTCCGGTTCGTCCGGTAGCTCGGGCTCGTCGTCGTCGGCGGCGGGCGGGGTCGGCGGGACGGGCGCGGGCTCGTCCTCGTCGGCCTCGTCCTCGTCGGGTTCGGGCTTCATCGAGATCGCCGACACCACGGACCTGCAGGTACAAGGCGAGTTCACCGAGTCCGACACCACCAAGCTGAAGGTCGGGCAGGCCGCGACGGTCTCGTTCGACGCGCTGACCGGCACCACCGCGACCGGAAAGATCACCGCGATCGGTCTGTCGCCGGCCACCACCGACAACGTCGTGAAGTTCCCCGCGACGATCACGCTCGACGAGGCGCCGTCCGGCGTCCGGCTCGGGCAGACCGCCACGGTCGAGATCGTCGTCGCGGAGGCCGCGGACGTCCTGTACGTGCCGAGCGCGGCCGTCACGACGGCGGGCGGGCAGAGCACGGTCACGGTCGTGCGCGACGGGCGGAACGTCGCGACCACCGTGGAGATCGGCGTCGAGGGCGACCAGGGCACCGAGATCGAGTCCGGGCTGCAGGAGGGCGACCGGGTGGTCGTCGCCTCCACCGGTGCGAGCACCGGCCAGAGCGGCCAGGGCGGGATGCCGGGCGGCATGATGCGCGGCGGCGGCCCCGGCGGCGGCGGTGCCCCGGGCGGCGGCGGGGGCGGGGGCCGCCCATGACGCCGCCCGTCCTCGACCTGCGCGACGTGACCAAGATGTACGGGACGGGCGACACCACCGTCCACGCGCTGCGCGGCGTCTCGCTCACCGTGCCGCGCGGCGACTACGTCGCCGTCATGGGCGCGTCCGGCTCCGGCAAGTCGACCCTGATGAACATCGTCGGCTGCCTCGACGTGCCCAGCGGCGGCCGGTACCTCCTCAACGGCGTCGACGTCGACGGCATGGACGAGCAGAGCCTCGCGCTCCTGCGCAACCGCCGCATCGGGTTCGTCTTCCAGTCCTTCAACCTCATCCCGCGCATGAGCGCACGGGCCAACGTCGAGCTGCCGCTCGCCTACGGCGGCGTCAAGGGCGCGGAACGCCGCCGCCGGGCGCTCGCCGCCCTCCGCGAGGTCGGCCTCGCCGACCGCACCCGGCACGAGCCGAACGAGCTGTCGGGCGGCCAGCAGCAGCGCGTCGCCGTCGCGCGGGCCCTCGTCACCGCGCCGTCGCTGCTGCTCGCCGACGAGCCGACCGGCGCGCTCGACAGCGGCTCCACCGCCGACGTCCTCGGCGTCTTCGACCGGCTCAGCCTCGCCGGACGCACCATCGTCGTCATCACCCACGAGGACGACGTCGCCGCCCACGCCAAGCGCGTCGTCCGGCTCGTCGACGGGCGGATCGTGGACGACGCGCGGCGCGCCCCCGTCGAGGGCCCGCCGCCCCGCGCGTCCTGGGTCACCGGGGGCGTCCGGTGAACCCGCTGGAGATCGTGTGGTTCGCCGTGCGCGGGCTGGCCGCGAACAAGCTGCGCAGCGCCCTGACGACGCTCGGCATCACGATCGGCGTCGGCGCGGTGATCCTGCTCGTCGCCGTCGGCAACGGCTCCTCCGAGCAGATCCGGCAGAGCATCCAGCGGCTCGGCGCCGACGCCCTCACCGTCTCGCCGTCGACCACCGGGCGCGGCGGCTTCGGCGGGCCGGGCGGGTCCGGGCAAGACTCCGGCCCGCGCACCCAGGCCCACGACCTCACCGAGGACGACGCGCGGGCCCTCCTGGAGGCGCCGTCGGTCAAGAGCGCGTCGCCGGTGGTGACGAGCCAGTCCGTGACCGCCGGGTACGCGGGGACGAGCGCGACGATCGGCCAGTTCGTGGGGACGGGCCCGTCCTACTTCGCCGCCGCGAACAAGACCGTCGCCGCCGGCTCCGCCTTCACCACCGGCGACGTGGACGCCGCCCGCAAGACCGTCGTGCTCGGCAGCACCGTCGCCGAGGAGCTGTTCGGGCGGACGAACCCCGTCGGCGAGAAGATCGACGTCGGCGGCATCCGGTTCACCGTCGCCGGTGTCCTCGCGGCGACCGGTTCGTCGTCGGCGAGCTTCTCCGACCCCGACAGCATCGCGGTCGCGCCGCTGCCGGCCGTCCAGGAGACCCTCACCGGCTACGGCGGCCTGGACCAGATCATCGTGCAGGCCGCGGACGCCGGGTCCGTCGGCGCCGCCCAGTCCGAGATCACCGGGATCCTCGCACAGCGGCACGACTCCGCCTCGACCGGCGCC
The nucleotide sequence above comes from Actinomadura algeriensis. Encoded proteins:
- a CDS encoding RrF2 family transcriptional regulator, producing the protein MSEGVEWAAHCCLLLDWLGADGPVPTARIAAGYELPRPYLNKQLQALVRAGIVTSTPGARGGFRLARPLAEITMMDVVTAIEGPEPAFQCTEIRRRGVGAEAPESLFRAPCAVNTAMRKAELAWRKALAEQTLADVNTAATRGNPALPDQVRDWYARN
- a CDS encoding arylamine N-acetyltransferase family protein; amino-acid sequence: MTEDLGLGWRGDALDLPAYLKRVGLGADLPPTEATLRALHRAHITSVPFENLEIMLGRPIAVDLESVQAKLVDRPRGGYCFEHSGLFAAVLERLGFEVRGLVARVMMGADKLRPTTHGILRVRLPGQAPDEPGWLADTGFGAGPLEPVRFVDGAEDDQDGWGYRLRRGDTHAWELHHRTPDGWMRRHMFDENEAYRVDFEALNFYVYAHPHSPFTTRPFVQRFLPDSHHVLDGTTVTVTRPDGSVETRAHTPAALPDVLASDFAITLEGDDPGRLVAWLEARA
- a CDS encoding BTAD domain-containing putative transcriptional regulator; this encodes MRFGVLGPLAVWAGDGTALRVPETKVRAVLAALLVEPGRTVSADRLVDALWGDRPPRNPAGTLQARVSQLRKVLDDAEPGARALIVTRPSGYALDAEPDAVDAGRFAALLVRARDTADPLARARLLGDALALWRGPAFADFADAAFVREAIVELEERRLVALEEHAETRLELGEHAALAAELAGAVARAPLRERLRAAHLRALHRAGRRGEALTGYHDLRERLAEELGVDPSPELSELYQEILEDRPAEPVRPRPAVRLPVPLDELIGRDAAVARARAALREHRLVTLTGAGGVGKTRLALETAGRAAADHPDGVWFVELAPERARTAADVAEPVARTLGLRDEPADPGAGIVDRLADALRGRRALLVLDNCEHVAESAAELAGRLLAGAPGLRILATSREPLGVPGERLQVVPPLDLPGARTSPDELRRSGAVRLFVARASAAAPGFALDAATAPWVASICRRLDGVPLALELAATRVRALGVRELAAALDDRFGVLGGARRGPERQRTLRATIDWSWGLLAQDERAALRRLAVHAGGCTADAAAEVSGADLDVLARLVDRSLVVRGADGRYRLLESIAAYGLERLREAGEEAGLRLRHARYLVELAERAAGGLRGPDQRRWLGRLDAEAAGLRAALGHAPPDLALRLVNALAWYWFLRGRFGEARGAFADVLSVAPDGPGRLEAETWLAAMTMASGESSDSDELRRAALERCKGADEFARAKAQWLLSRVHWAYGDLQAGHQRVNEALAVFRARADRWYTASALATRAMLAIGRGDVAAMRADAAESLEIFDALGDPWGRLESTDVLAQHAEITGDYAAATGLLRAGLRLAEDLGMWPEASFRLAGLGRIALLTGDLGEAHDLHDRALCTATRHAAKSAEEFAEVGLGLVARARGEPAAAEAHLRAPLGWLRAIGGTAGIAFVHAQLGFLAEERGDADAALALHTEGLAAARATGDPRAIALALEGLAGARSLAGLHDEAVRLLREAAGLRASSGAPLPPGERREVDRISGRIMDALGVSPFDGYIPERTLP
- a CDS encoding NAD(P)-dependent oxidoreductase: MKAPVTVVGLGPMGRTMAETFLKNGHPTTVWNRTASKATPLVEQGATLAATPAEALAASELVVISQTDYKAMYDSLDGAEMKGRVLVNLSSGSPDELRRAAEWVEGKDAALLTGGVMVPPPGIGQPDAYIMYSGPEELLDRHRDTLRVLGDTTYVGADVGLSNLYYQAQLYLFWSTLTAYIHSIAMLQSAGVSAEQFRPFATETVTALGADGPMGFLRIIAEEVDAGHSPGGENSMLMMAISADHAVEAAAQAGIDTVGPRALRDLFWRTVDAGHGSDGLSSVIEVIRKGA
- a CDS encoding Fic family protein yields the protein MTDDALAAWLRVRGEVPWAALGAVEAPVAGSRDGAEHHVRTVVQARSRARADGMLAALRLVRRDVREGRDLDFALLARWQRHVLGAPDVPYRRTDAFAKGGRERYGVRPRAGFDACMADARPGDVPVTSRAARAYLDVCFFHPFADGNARAALLALVFVLGRDGIVLGRLGPLPVVARRADDPVAAVELVRLLHILVRQSGRGVRRPCGSPR
- a CDS encoding TetR/AcrR family transcriptional regulator, whose protein sequence is MAEHSGPVRRTPRAQVRRRLLDEAARAFAEHGYDDARIDDIAHAAGFTKGAVYSNFGGKQGLFAAILDAGADAELQDVMAGIDDGADRAAVLDRVARMVARRIVDDTGRAQLGLEFAARAGRDESTREVLAPLRRAQRDAASRSIGEVAERTGARPSIDPELAALILHCLTNGLTNERVADPETISPELVERALAAVLTMLLPPNDRPTPAPCSCSPTL
- a CDS encoding DUF4097 family beta strand repeat-containing protein, with product MTVFDLPARRTLAAAGGVLALAAALGGCGASAADAEPERRSFGPVPVRLTIDVTGGALDVRPAPVDQVRVTRRFDRWLVVGGDAGSTWRLRDGTLTLATDCNTIIGGCDVRYEVLVPERVAVAVQGENGAVTATGFRSDLKVRTDNGAITVTGAAGGLDLETQNGEVRASGSASRQVKAVSQNGEVALSFAAVPDRVRVETDNGAVKVEVPEDRYRVTTRTDNGDVRADVPDDPGGTHAIDVRTGNGSITLRTAAP
- a CDS encoding efflux RND transporter periplasmic adaptor subunit; amino-acid sequence: MNRPFKRRSLLLNGALGALLLAGAGTAYLTLGEGDGGAAASTRVSQVARGTVTASVSASGSVDSARSRALSFGASGTVTAINVKVGEKVGEGDVLAQLDQTEALENVNVAKANLAAAEEGDTESEKGYASYLQAKNSYNSALRAYQGTVLKAPFAGTVTAVNGTVGGSSSGSSGSSGSSSSAAGGVGGTGAGSSSSASSSSGSGFIEIADTTDLQVQGEFTESDTTKLKVGQAATVSFDALTGTTATGKITAIGLSPATTDNVVKFPATITLDEAPSGVRLGQTATVEIVVAEAADVLYVPSAAVTTAGGQSTVTVVRDGRNVATTVEIGVEGDQGTEIESGLQEGDRVVVASTGASTGQSGQGGMPGGMMRGGGPGGGGAPGGGGGGGRP
- a CDS encoding ABC transporter ATP-binding protein; protein product: MTPPVLDLRDVTKMYGTGDTTVHALRGVSLTVPRGDYVAVMGASGSGKSTLMNIVGCLDVPSGGRYLLNGVDVDGMDEQSLALLRNRRIGFVFQSFNLIPRMSARANVELPLAYGGVKGAERRRRALAALREVGLADRTRHEPNELSGGQQQRVAVARALVTAPSLLLADEPTGALDSGSTADVLGVFDRLSLAGRTIVVITHEDDVAAHAKRVVRLVDGRIVDDARRAPVEGPPPRASWVTGGVR
- a CDS encoding ABC transporter permease encodes the protein MNPLEIVWFAVRGLAANKLRSALTTLGITIGVGAVILLVAVGNGSSEQIRQSIQRLGADALTVSPSTTGRGGFGGPGGSGQDSGPRTQAHDLTEDDARALLEAPSVKSASPVVTSQSVTAGYAGTSATIGQFVGTGPSYFAAANKTVAAGSAFTTGDVDAARKTVVLGSTVAEELFGRTNPVGEKIDVGGIRFTVAGVLAATGSSSASFSDPDSIAVAPLPAVQETLTGYGGLDQIIVQAADAGSVGAAQSEITGILAQRHDSASTGAADFSVSSQASVQDAVSESNRTFTVLLGAVAAISLLVGGIGITNIMLVTVTERTREIGIRKAIGAPRGAILGQFVAEATVLSLLGGLLGVAAGVTGSLFTIAGVRPVLVPSSIVLALGVSVAIGLFFGGYPAGRAAKLRPIEALRHE